Within Corynebacterium timonense, the genomic segment TAGCCTGCCACGCAGTTGGAAACGGCGATAGAGGCAGCGCGCTGCATCCCTCGAGACACCGACAACACGAGAAGCGGCGTGGGAACCCATTCCCTGCTCAAAAAGGTCGACTAACTGCTCACGCTGAACTTCACTCAGCGAACTACGTGCTCTCAAAGAACATGCTCCCCACTAGTTGTTAGCAACTGATTTCTCAGTCCAACTAATGGGGAGCAGTTCACGTCAGGCGGGGGATGCGCTCCGAGCGGTACCGGATGCCTAGCTCCCGGAGTTCCGGCGCACGGCCGCGAGCTCGGCCTCGGCGCGGGCCTTGGCCTGGTCGTCGTCAGCGTCGAGCTCGCTCTTCGCGGAGGCGGAGTCGACCTCGTCGGCGAAAATGGCGTAGTCCGCAAGGACGGTCACCTTATCGCCCTGCACGGAGAGGAACCCGCCCTGCACGGCGGCGACGACGCGGTCGCCGTCGACGGGACGGATCGTCACCACACCGTTTTCCTTGAGCTGTCCAAGAAGCGGCTCGTGGCCGGGCAGGATACCGATCTCACCCTCGGTGGTCTGAGCCGTGAGGATGCTGGCCTGACCCGACCAGAGCATGCGGTCGACCGAGACCAGTTGCACGGTGATGTCAGCCATGTCGGCCCTCCTACTTGTCCTGCAGCTTCTTGTACTGAGCCTCGACGTCGTCCAGACCGCCAAGGTTGTTGAAGGCCTGCTCCGGGTAGGCGTCGAACTCGCCCTCGCAGAGCTTGTCGAAGGCCTCGATGGTCTCCTCGAGCGGCACGTAGGAGCCCTCGTCGCCGGTGAACTTCTTCGCCACGAAGAAGTTCTGACCGAGGAAGCGCTGGATCTTACGCGCGCGCATGACGGTGACCTTGTCCTCTTCGGACAGCTCGTCCATACCCAGGATGGCGATGATGTCCTGCAGCTCCTTGTTCTTCTGCAGGATACCGATGACCTTTTGGGCAACCGAGTAGTGGCGCTCGCCGACAATGCCAGGCTCGAGGATACGAGAGGTCGACGTCAGCGGGTCCACGGCGGGGTAAATACCCTTCGACGCGATGGAACGGGACAGCTCCGTCGTGGCATCGAGGTGGGCGAAGGTCGTCGCCGGGGCCGGGTCGGTGTAGTCGTCGGCAGGCACGTACACGGCCTGCAGCGAGGTGATCGAGCGGCCCTTGGTCGAGGTAATGCGCTCCTGGAGCACACCCATCTCGTCGGCAAGCGTGGGCTGGTAGCCCACCGCCGACGGCATGCGGCCGAGGAGGGTGGACACCTCGGAACCGGCCTGGGTGAAGCGGAAGATGTTGTCGATGAAGAGCAGCACGTCCTGGTTCTGCTCGTCACGGAAGTACTCCGCCATGGTCAGGCCGGACAGGGCCACGCGCATACGCACCCCGGGCGGCTCGTCCATCTGGCCGAAGACAAGGGCGGTGTCCTGGAGCACGCCCATGTCTTCCATCTCGAGGAACAAGTCGGTGCCCTCACGGGTACGCTCGCCGACGCCGGCGAACACGGAGGTGCCGGAGAACTCGCGAGCGATACGGGTAATCATCTCCTGGATGAGGACCGTCTTGCCCACGCCGGCGCCGCCGAAGAGGCCGATCTTGCCGCCCTTGACGTAGGGGGTGAGAAGGTCAATGACCTTAATGCCGGTCTCGAGGATCTCGGTCTTGCCCTCGAGGTCCTTGAATGCCGGCGGGTCGCGGTGGATGCCCCAGCGCTCGCCCTCCTCGCCCACGGACGGGTCGTCCAGGCACTCACCAAGCGCGTTGAACACGTGGCCCTTGACCTGGTCGCCGACCGGTACGCTAATCGGCTTGCCGGAGTCACGCACCTGGGCGCCGCGGACCAGACCGTCGGTCGGAGCCATGGCGATGGTACGAACGAGGTGGTCGCCCAGGAACTGCGCCACCTCGAGGGTGATGGTCCTGGACATCTTGTCTAGGTCGATGTCGACCTGAAGAGCGTTGTAGAGCTCGGGCAGTTCGCCGCGCGGGAACTCCACGTCGACGACTGCACCGATGACGCGCACGACGCGGCCTTCGCCGGAGCCAGCCTGGGACTCGGCTCCGCCCGACGGCTCGTCGGTGCGCTCCTCAATCGAGTGAGCAGTAGTCATGTTTTAGTCACTTTCTCCGCTACCCGACAGCGCGCCAGCGCCGCCGATAATTTCGGTGATTTCCTGGGTGATTTTAGCCTGACGGGCTTGGTTTGCCTCACGCGACAGGTTGTTGGCCAGGTCCGTCGCGTTGTCCGTTGCGTTCTTCATGGCGGTCCTGCGCGACGCGGACTCCGACGCGGACGACTCCAGAAAGATCGAGTACAGGCTCCTAGAGACGTACGCCGGCAGCAGCTTGTCCATCAGCGTGTCGGGGTCCGGCTCGAAATCCATGTCCGGCTGGAGCTCGCCGCTTGTCGACGCCTCCTGCTCCTGCTCCTGCCCGGAACCGTTGATATTCGTCTCAATGGGGAGCAGCTGATGAACGCGGGCCTCCTGGGCGAGCATGGACACGAACTCCGTGTAGACCACGTGCACTCGGTCGAACCCGGGGACGGCTTCTCCTTCGGGGGCGTTGAGCCCCTCGCGCCACTTCACTTCGCCCTCGGAACCGGCGAGGAAGCCGTCGACGATGTGACGGCGCACGTCGTGAGTTTCTTCCCACGTCGGCTTCTGGGACCACCCAGTCCACGCCCCGGCGATGTCCATGTCGCGGAACCTAAAGTGCGTGACGCCCTTGCCACCTGTGACGTAGCGAACCACGTCGTAGCCAGACTCCCTGAGCATGCGCTCCAGGCTTGCCGCCTTCTTTAGCACGTTGTGGTTGTAACCGCCAGCCATACCGCGGTCGGAGGTGACCACGAGGATTGCTGCGACCCGACCGTT encodes:
- a CDS encoding F0F1 ATP synthase subunit epsilon: MADITVQLVSVDRMLWSGQASILTAQTTEGEIGILPGHEPLLGQLKENGVVTIRPVDGDRVVAAVQGGFLSVQGDKVTVLADYAIFADEVDSASAKSELDADDDQAKARAEAELAAVRRNSGS
- the atpD gene encoding F0F1 ATP synthase subunit beta, coding for MTTAHSIEERTDEPSGGAESQAGSGEGRVVRVIGAVVDVEFPRGELPELYNALQVDIDLDKMSRTITLEVAQFLGDHLVRTIAMAPTDGLVRGAQVRDSGKPISVPVGDQVKGHVFNALGECLDDPSVGEEGERWGIHRDPPAFKDLEGKTEILETGIKVIDLLTPYVKGGKIGLFGGAGVGKTVLIQEMITRIAREFSGTSVFAGVGERTREGTDLFLEMEDMGVLQDTALVFGQMDEPPGVRMRVALSGLTMAEYFRDEQNQDVLLFIDNIFRFTQAGSEVSTLLGRMPSAVGYQPTLADEMGVLQERITSTKGRSITSLQAVYVPADDYTDPAPATTFAHLDATTELSRSIASKGIYPAVDPLTSTSRILEPGIVGERHYSVAQKVIGILQKNKELQDIIAILGMDELSEEDKVTVMRARKIQRFLGQNFFVAKKFTGDEGSYVPLEETIEAFDKLCEGEFDAYPEQAFNNLGGLDDVEAQYKKLQDK
- a CDS encoding F0F1 ATP synthase subunit gamma, encoding MATLRELRDRIRSVNSTKKITKAQELIATSQITKAQQRVAAAKPYADEMTNVMERLAAASSLDHPMLRERENGRVAAILVVTSDRGMAGGYNHNVLKKAASLERMLRESGYDVVRYVTGGKGVTHFRFRDMDIAGAWTGWSQKPTWEETHDVRRHIVDGFLAGSEGEVKWREGLNAPEGEAVPGFDRVHVVYTEFVSMLAQEARVHQLLPIETNINGSGQEQEQEASTSGELQPDMDFEPDPDTLMDKLLPAYVSRSLYSIFLESSASESASRRTAMKNATDNATDLANNLSREANQARQAKITQEITEIIGGAGALSGSGESD